The following proteins are encoded in a genomic region of Sorangiineae bacterium MSr12523:
- a CDS encoding NAD(P)-dependent oxidoreductase yields the protein MAFLGLGAMGAPMAANVARKGFALQVWNRHHERAQSLTALGAKVKSSPAECARGARVIVTMVRDESVLLQLLSRPDGILAGMDKDAVIVDMSTIGRAGALKAAAIIKEAGGRFVDSPVGGTVGPAERGELVAFAGGRLNDVSRAQPVLLAMCKRIIHAGDVGQGQALKVLVNGLGVHHLIAYTSMLALGERAGLTRRTIVEAFSIGAFASPQYVGKKEKMLAKDYSPEFSLDLMLKDALLNVDLQQEAGLPLPVLREALRAIENAIEEGLGEEDLFALEKYYRNL from the coding sequence GTGGCATTTCTCGGCCTCGGCGCCATGGGCGCACCGATGGCCGCGAACGTGGCGCGCAAAGGTTTCGCGCTCCAAGTTTGGAATCGCCATCACGAGCGCGCCCAATCGCTCACGGCGCTAGGGGCCAAGGTCAAATCGTCGCCCGCGGAGTGCGCGCGTGGGGCTCGCGTCATCGTCACGATGGTGCGCGACGAGTCCGTGCTCCTGCAGCTGCTCTCGCGGCCGGATGGCATTCTGGCCGGCATGGACAAGGACGCCGTCATCGTCGACATGTCCACCATCGGGCGCGCGGGCGCGCTCAAGGCCGCAGCGATCATCAAAGAAGCGGGCGGGCGCTTCGTCGATTCGCCGGTGGGCGGCACGGTGGGGCCTGCGGAACGCGGCGAGCTCGTGGCGTTCGCGGGCGGACGCTTGAACGATGTCTCGCGCGCGCAGCCGGTGCTCCTGGCGATGTGCAAGCGCATCATCCACGCCGGCGACGTGGGCCAAGGGCAAGCGCTCAAGGTGCTGGTCAACGGCCTCGGCGTGCACCACCTCATTGCGTACACGAGCATGCTCGCGCTCGGCGAACGCGCAGGCCTGACCCGGCGGACCATCGTCGAGGCCTTTTCCATCGGAGCGTTCGCCTCGCCGCAGTACGTGGGCAAGAAGGAAAAGATGCTCGCGAAGGATTATTCCCCGGAGTTCAGCCTGGATCTGATGCTGAAAGACGCGCTCCTCAACGTGGATCTTCAGCAGGAGGCAGGGCTGCCGCTCCCCGTCCTGCGCGAGGCACTGCGGGCCATCGAGAATGCCATCGAGGAAGGGCTCGGTGAGGAGGATCTGTTCGCGCTCGAGAAATACTATCGAAACCTCTGA
- a CDS encoding VWA domain-containing protein: MSFVAALALFVGVLVVAPYLAHRLRRKRADDRPFAPAHLVPPAPPRARRRSRLEDRALFATRALAVLALALLGASPLVRCSRLALQRSSGASVALAIVLDDSMSMRVRLDGGKTRFERALDGARELLGSAREGDAVAIVAAGEPARVALAATTDLRAAQAALDGLTESDRATDLEGAIAMARALVGQLPQVDKRVVVLSDLADGHSDKPPLGEGSEMPVWIALPELRASGTDCALLSADRAGLRVRVRVACSPGATAQGREITLSAGETVVAKGAAPQTAPADAVLMLSAEPTGELIAQLGGADAIATDDVATVMTESGPGALAVIGDTAAESAATGGAPLIEQALAALKLEIGVRPIPVFPERAEDLAPFVGVVLDDPPGLTPEQRRALGDFMDNGGVVLLALGPRAAVAPLGASLEPILAHAVRWELTKVPGADPGSPRAGLEEAASTMLELDANHRAILDAEDIGKLNTLLAWKDGPPLVATRTAGRGEAWLVTLPFSIDSSDLTLRPGFLSLLDMWVERARMHASARRGEVAAPWVFPGVRRLVVTGPKGPIEAQRDGSTWRVSPPLIGNYRVEFDDGKREIRIATPSARELDMRPRAAAPNTAGRDFGDTRAAVDVSWVVALILLFLTACELGLRVFSSTVRPVEP, from the coding sequence GTGTCGTTCGTCGCTGCGCTCGCCCTGTTCGTCGGTGTTCTCGTGGTCGCGCCTTACCTGGCGCACCGCCTGCGGCGTAAACGCGCCGACGATCGGCCCTTCGCGCCCGCGCACCTGGTGCCCCCGGCGCCGCCCCGGGCGCGGCGTCGCTCGCGGCTGGAAGATCGCGCGCTCTTTGCCACACGCGCGCTCGCTGTGTTGGCGCTGGCGCTGCTCGGGGCATCGCCCCTCGTGCGATGCTCGCGGCTCGCGTTGCAGCGTTCCAGCGGTGCGTCGGTGGCGTTGGCCATCGTCCTCGACGACTCGATGAGCATGCGCGTGCGGCTCGACGGCGGAAAAACCCGCTTCGAGCGTGCGCTGGATGGCGCGCGCGAGCTGCTCGGTTCGGCGCGTGAAGGCGACGCCGTGGCCATCGTGGCTGCGGGCGAGCCCGCACGCGTGGCGCTCGCCGCAACCACGGATCTGCGTGCGGCGCAGGCCGCGCTGGATGGGCTCACGGAGAGCGATCGCGCGACCGATCTGGAAGGCGCCATCGCCATGGCGCGCGCGCTGGTGGGCCAGCTTCCGCAGGTGGACAAGCGCGTCGTCGTGCTGAGCGATCTCGCCGATGGGCACTCGGACAAACCGCCGCTCGGCGAAGGAAGCGAGATGCCCGTGTGGATTGCGCTTCCAGAGCTTCGTGCCTCGGGAACGGACTGCGCGCTGCTCTCCGCCGATCGCGCGGGCCTGCGCGTGCGCGTGCGCGTTGCGTGCAGCCCGGGAGCGACGGCGCAGGGGCGCGAGATCACGCTCTCCGCGGGGGAAACCGTGGTGGCGAAGGGCGCCGCCCCGCAGACCGCGCCGGCCGATGCCGTGTTGATGCTCTCCGCGGAGCCGACGGGCGAGCTCATTGCGCAGCTGGGTGGCGCCGACGCCATTGCGACCGACGACGTCGCCACGGTGATGACCGAGAGCGGGCCCGGTGCGCTGGCCGTCATCGGCGATACCGCAGCGGAATCGGCGGCCACCGGCGGTGCACCGCTCATCGAGCAGGCGCTGGCCGCGCTCAAGCTCGAGATCGGCGTGCGCCCCATTCCGGTGTTCCCGGAGCGCGCTGAAGATCTCGCGCCGTTCGTGGGCGTGGTGCTCGACGATCCGCCGGGGCTCACCCCGGAGCAGCGCCGCGCGCTCGGTGACTTCATGGACAACGGCGGCGTGGTGCTGCTCGCGCTGGGGCCGCGCGCGGCGGTGGCACCGCTCGGAGCCTCGCTCGAGCCGATTCTCGCGCACGCGGTGCGCTGGGAGCTCACCAAGGTGCCGGGCGCCGATCCGGGCAGCCCGCGCGCGGGGCTCGAGGAGGCGGCGAGCACGATGCTCGAGCTCGATGCGAACCACCGTGCCATTCTCGATGCGGAGGACATCGGCAAGCTGAATACGCTCCTCGCGTGGAAGGACGGCCCCCCGCTGGTGGCCACGCGCACGGCAGGTCGCGGCGAAGCGTGGCTCGTCACACTGCCCTTCAGCATCGACAGCAGCGATTTGACCCTGCGCCCCGGATTCCTCTCGTTGCTCGACATGTGGGTCGAACGGGCACGCATGCACGCCTCCGCACGACGCGGTGAGGTGGCCGCCCCGTGGGTCTTTCCGGGTGTGCGACGCCTCGTCGTCACCGGCCCAAAGGGACCGATCGAGGCGCAACGCGATGGTTCGACCTGGCGTGTGAGCCCGCCCCTCATCGGGAATTACCGCGTCGAATTCGACGATGGAAAGCGGGAAATCCGCATTGCCACACCGAGCGCGCGCGAGCTCGACATGCGCCCGCGCGCGGCCGCGCCCAACACCGCCGGCCGCGATTTCGGCGATACGCGTGCCGCGGTCGATGTCTCCTGGGTGGTGGCGCTCATCCTCCTCTTTCTCACCGCGTGCGAGCTCGGGCTGCGCGTCTTTTCGTCCACCGTACGCCCCGTCGAACCGTGA